The DNA region AGCTTGTGCATTTCGCGACCAGAGCCGCGGTCAACTGCAGAGCATCTGCTGTTCTCGCCTTTGTTGCTGCCCTTAAATGCGCTGCAGCTCGAAGATGGTCACGGGAGATCTCGACAATTTCCACTCCCTCGCTTTTAGTCAGCAACGCCTCGTAGCGGCTAGCAATCGAGCGATTGCCGATCCTATAAGGCACTGCAAGCACTTCCAACAACGTAAGTGCCGAGTCACTAAGAGCTGCCTTCCATTACTAGCCTCGTTGAAAAGAGGCTCAATGATGGGAAGGTATTGGACGTTCTCTTCAATGAAGTAAATGAAAATCGCTGCGTCTACTCCAACTGGTCCAGAACCGACGTCGGCGATCAATCCCAAGAGGCTCGTTCTCTTTCGATGTGGTCAGCAGGGTCAATCTCGTTCCAAAGTTCTTTACCCAATCCTTTTAGCTCCAAAATGGACAAACGCTTTGGGGATTCCAAGGCAGAGCTCAACAGGTGCAGAACTTCTTGCGCAACCGATCGACGCTCCCGCTTCGCCTTGGCTTTTATCTTCCGATACAGAGAATCGGGTACGTTCTTGACGTTCAATACCGCCATAGTTGTTCCTCCATTTTGGAGGAAGTCCTAACTAGGTCAACACTATAGTCGTATTCGATTGGCTTTATTTCTCCGTTTTTGATAATCAAATGAGATCAGTATGCAATATATGTTGCTCATTTACCTTGACGAAAATTCGCTCAGCGAAGCCGAGCGGGCACAGTGCTATCAGGATTCCGCTGGATTCGCCAGACAGCTCCACACCAGACGCCAGTACGTCTCAGCGGCTCCGCTTTATCCGACTTCTTCCGCCAAGAGCGTGCGGGTTAAGAACGGAAAGACGATGGTCACGGATGGTCCGTTCGCCGAAACCCACGAGCAGCTCGGGGGATTTTTCCTGATCGAAGCCGACAGCATCGATAGAGCCACGGAAATCGCCAGCCAGATTCCTGCAGGCAGGTGGGGCACGGTAGAAGTTCGTCCCGTCCTGCAGGTAGAGGGCCTGCCTGAGGCTGCTTCGGCGTAATCGAGTTTCGTCTGCAGTAAATAACAAAATCGATCTTGTTGTCATTCACGGTTGACAGCCGCTCTGTCGGCCAGAGAGGCACCATTTCAGGAATGCGTTAATGGACAAACTTTATCAGAGAGAACTCATGCACACATTTGGTTCATGGACAGCGTCGCTGTTGTTGATCGTGATCGCATGCAGTTGCAGCAATGCCCAGTCCGCGAAGTACATCGATCCCTTTATGGGAACTGAAGGCGGCGGACACGTCTTTCCCGGCCCCAGCCTGCCGTTCGGCATGATCAAACCTGGTCCTGACATGAGTCCCAATACGGGAAACGCCGGCTGGCTGCCTGACGGAAACATCAACGGCTTCAGTCAGACGCACGTAAGCGGTACCGGCGGAGGAGCAAAGTACGGAAATGTCCTCATTCAGCCCACAACAGACGACGTTCTGCCCAATGACTTCAGTTCACCGCGGCAGGACGAGAACGCGGCCGTTGGCTTTTACAGCGTGAATCTCACGCGTTATTCGGCAAAGGTTGAGATCACCGCTTCGCGACGAGTCGCGCTATATCGGTTTACCTATCCCGAGGCGTCGAAAGCCAACATTCTGTTCGACGCCGGCCACTGTCTTAGCAGCGGAGCCAGACAGCACGAGGATCAACGCCTGACCGCCTCGTCCGTGAAAGTCCTTTCTCCAAGTGAGGTAAGCGGCTCCACGACCGTGATCGGTGGATGGAACCAGCAGACCAGACCGTACACCGTCTATTTTTATGCGATCAGCGATACGCCCGCGACTGCGTCAGGGACATGGCTCAACGGTGCTTTGAGTGCCGGAGCGCGCGAACAGCAGGCGAGTGATGGAGGTAAAGCCGGAGCCTGGTTGCAATTCCGTACCAAAGCGGGACAGCAGGTTCGGCTCAAGATCGGGATCTCTTTTATTGGCGTCGAGCAGGCGAAGCTCAACGCGACTCGCGAAATCTCTGGCTTCGATTTTGACAAGACGCGTGGAGCAGCCGAGGCAGCTTGGAACAAGGCGCTTAGCACGATAGAAATCAGAGGTGTAAGTCCCGATCAGATGCAACTGTTCTACACCTCGCTCTATCACACGATGCTTATGCCGGTAGATCGCACAGGAGAGAATCCGCTTTGGAAATCCAGCGAGCCGTATTACGACGATTTCTACGCGATCTGGGACACATTCCGCAGTTCCGGACCGCTACTCACGTTGATTGCGCCCGATCGGCAGGCAGCGAGCGTACGTGCTCTGATCGACATCTATCGCCATGACGGATACATGCCCGATGCCCGAAGTGGGAATTTCAACGGACGCACCCAGGGCGGCAGCAACGCCGAGTTTTTCGTTACGGATGCGTATCTTAAGAAGCTTCCTGGAATCGACTGGAATGATGGATATGCAGCAGAAGTCAAAGACGCAGAGGTCCCTCCTGAGAATCAGTTCAAGGAAGGCCGTGGTGGGCTGGAGGATTATAAGTCGCTCGGTTACGCAAGTATCGAAAGCGTCGATCGTCCCGGTTCCAAGCAGATGGAGTATGCAGCCGACGATTTTGAGGTCGCACTGTTAGCCAAAGCTCTCGGCAAAACTGCCGATTACGAGAAGTACCTGGCAAGATCGCAAAATTGGGAAAAGCTCTGGGATCCAGATTTTGAAGACGGCGGATTCAAAGGGTTCATTCGCCCGCGTCATCGCGACGGATCATGGAAGCAGGACTTCACGGCGCTGCAGCACTGCACGTGGGGCGGGGATACGTTTTACGAAGGCAATTCCTGGACGTACTCAACCTTCGTTCCTCAGGACGTAGCTGGAATGATCCAAAAATCGGGAGGCAAAGATGTCTTTGTGAAACGTCTCGACGCGTTTTTCGATGTTCCCGGACGGTACGATGTCGGTAACGAACCAGGATTTCTGGCTCCATACCTGTATATTTGGGCAGGCAGACAGGACAAAACCGCTGAACGTGTTCGCGAAATCATAGCCAGGAACTATCACACGGGCCGAGAGGGAATTCCCGGCAACGACGATTCCGGCGCGATGGGCTCATGGTACGCCTTCGGAGTGATCGGTATCTTTCCCAATGCGGGACAAGACGTGTACCTGATCGGCAGTCCGGCAATTCCCGAAACGACCTTTCATCTGATTAATGGAAAGACCTTCACGATCGAAGCAAAGAACGTCTCATCCGAAAACAAATACGTGATCTCAGCGGAGTGG from Terriglobales bacterium includes:
- a CDS encoding YciI family protein, translating into MQYMLLIYLDENSLSEAERAQCYQDSAGFARQLHTRRQYVSAAPLYPTSSAKSVRVKNGKTMVTDGPFAETHEQLGGFFLIEADSIDRATEIASQIPAGRWGTVEVRPVLQVEGLPEAASA
- a CDS encoding GH92 family glycosyl hydrolase, producing MDKLYQRELMHTFGSWTASLLLIVIACSCSNAQSAKYIDPFMGTEGGGHVFPGPSLPFGMIKPGPDMSPNTGNAGWLPDGNINGFSQTHVSGTGGGAKYGNVLIQPTTDDVLPNDFSSPRQDENAAVGFYSVNLTRYSAKVEITASRRVALYRFTYPEASKANILFDAGHCLSSGARQHEDQRLTASSVKVLSPSEVSGSTTVIGGWNQQTRPYTVYFYAISDTPATASGTWLNGALSAGAREQQASDGGKAGAWLQFRTKAGQQVRLKIGISFIGVEQAKLNATREISGFDFDKTRGAAEAAWNKALSTIEIRGVSPDQMQLFYTSLYHTMLMPVDRTGENPLWKSSEPYYDDFYAIWDTFRSSGPLLTLIAPDRQAASVRALIDIYRHDGYMPDARSGNFNGRTQGGSNAEFFVTDAYLKKLPGIDWNDGYAAEVKDAEVPPENQFKEGRGGLEDYKSLGYASIESVDRPGSKQMEYAADDFEVALLAKALGKTADYEKYLARSQNWEKLWDPDFEDGGFKGFIRPRHRDGSWKQDFTALQHCTWGGDTFYEGNSWTYSTFVPQDVAGMIQKSGGKDVFVKRLDAFFDVPGRYDVGNEPGFLAPYLYIWAGRQDKTAERVREIIARNYHTGREGIPGNDDSGAMGSWYAFGVIGIFPNAGQDVYLIGSPAIPETTFHLINGKTFTIEAKNVSSENKYVISAEWNGKPYNQGWFRHDDILRGGRLGLVMGPQPGKWPNGPPPPSSSDARTAY